The following coding sequences are from one Bufo bufo chromosome 2, aBufBuf1.1, whole genome shotgun sequence window:
- the DRD5 gene encoding D(1B) dopamine receptor, with product MIVTYTRIYRIAQIQIRRISTLERAAEHAQSCRSNRVDCRNHHNSLKTSIKKETKVLKTLSIIMGVFVCCWLPFFILNCMVPFCDNSGDPKAGLPCVSETTFDIFVWFGWANSTLNPIIYAFNADFRKVFSSLLGCGHWCSTTNVETVNISNELISYNQDTIFHKDIVTAYVNMIPNVVDCIDDNDETFDRMSQISQNSANIEMADSSMCDLDCDTEISLHKITPSMPNGFH from the coding sequence ATGATTGTCACCTATACCAGGATCTATAGGATTGCCCAGATTCAGATCAGGAGGATATCAACATTGGAAAGAGCAGCTGAACATGCCCAAAGCTGCAGAAGCAACCGTGTTGACTGCAGAAACCACCATAATAGCCTAAAAACTTCTATAAAAAAGGAGACAAAAGTTTTAAAAACCCTGTCTATAATCATGGGGGTCTTTGTGTGTTGCTGGTTACCATTTTTCATATTGAACTGTATGGTTCCATTCTGTGACAATTCTGGAGACCCCAAAGCTGGACTGCCTTGCGTCAGTGAGACCACTTTTGACATTTTTGTCTGGTTTGGTTGGGCTAACTCTACTTTGAACCCTATCATCTATGCTTTCAATGCTGATTTTCGCAAGGTGTTCTCTAGTCTTCTGGGATGTGGACATTGGTGTTCTACCACCAATGTTGAAACAGTCAACATCAGCAATGAACTAATATCCTACAACCAAGATACTATATTCCACAAGGATATTGTGACAGCCTATGTCAACATGATACCCAACGTGGTGGATTgtatagatgacaatgatgagACTTTCGATCGCATGTCTCAAATCTCACAAAACTCTGCTAACATTGAGATGGCCGACAGTTCAATGTGTGACCTGGACTGTGACACAGAGATTTCACTTCATAAAATTACCCCTTccatgccaaatggcttccattaA